The Maridesulfovibrio hydrothermalis AM13 = DSM 14728 DNA window ATCAGCGAACAACCCGAAATCTTCTCTGGTTTCAGGGTCACATTTAGGCAGAAATAAACCATCGGTAAAAATCAGAATGTTACTGATATTGCGTAGTTTTTTCTTGCCGTACCTCAGAAAAGACAGGGCATCCTTTTCACCGCTAAGCACTCCGTAGGCAACATTCATTTGTGATCTGACCTTTAGAATCTGGTCCTTCAACGCTGTTGCAATGGGGGCATCAGTCGTGTGAGCCACATCTTTCCATAATTTGAGTGTTTCGGTGTCGTGGTCAAAGTTGTCCGCAAGCAGTTCATGGGTTCCATCCTCGTAAATGACCAGAACAAGGCAGTCGCCGATCTGTATCCATTCAAATGTCTCTTTATTGATACGTACAACAGCTGCGCTTGTGCTCCACAGATGACCTTTATCGCTTATGTCTACACCGCGTTCCAGCATAGCATCGCAGATTGCAAAATTGGCTTTCTCGGCTAGTTTCGGCAGTGAATCATCATTACTTTCAAAGACCTGACCTGCAATGTTGGAAGCGAGAAACCCTCCGGTACAGCCCTGCTCATATGTGGCAGGAGTCAGGCTGGTGGCACCGTCAAAAACGCCGAAAAGACTTCCATTAACTATATGAAAGTCTTCATTCATCACCCCTGTACCTTGTTCATATATTGACTCAACTAGCATTACTTGCTCACTTGGTTTGTAAAAGAAAAAATAGATTTGCTGCATGACAGAGTCAAATTGTTATTATTGATGAAAGCAGGTGTGATGTATCTGGTTGGTTGATATCAGTGAGGGATGAACGTCAAAAGCCTCTGCGAATTGAAGTCCACAGGGGGGGGGCTGGTCTATTAATTTCACTCAGATAAAAATGAGAATCTATTTATATAGTTATTGACGGGTGCGGTTAAAGACTATAACTACTGCCATCTTGTATGAACTCCTATTTTTATGCACACCATTTCGATGTTTCATTTTTAATGCTTCGTTCTGTTCTTCATAAGTAATAGCAATATTTTTTAGTCAATCAAAAGGCAGGGCCTCTGATGGTCCGGCCTTTTTTTGTGGGCTTTAATGTGCGGGAAATGTTTTTTCGTTTTCCGGCAATGCCCTTTATTTCTTTTTGTCCCGGTTTTAAACGTTTTTAGCTTAAGTAATAAAAGGATTTTTTTGATGGAAGCAAGCCATACTCTGGTGCCTAGTTCGAAAGGCTCTGTTCAAAGTGATATTTTTTCCGGGCTGACTGTTGCTCTGGCTCTTGTGCCGGAAGCTGTCGCCTTTTCTTTCGTAGCGGGAGTTTCTCCCATTGTAGGACTTTACGGCGCGTTCATGATGTGTTTGATCACTTCAGTGCTCGGCGGCCGGCCCGGTATGATTTCCGGTGCAACAGGTGCTATGGCTGTTGTTATGGTCAACCTTGTTCTGGAAGGTAATGCTATGGGCGCAGAAGGGGCGCATCTCGGCTTGCAGTATCTGTTTTTCACCCTTTTGCTTGTAGGTGTTTTTCAGGCGCTTGCCGGAATTTTCAAGTTGGGTAAATTCATCAGAATGGTTCCCAGATCGGTTATGATGGGTTTTGTTAACGGTCTGGCTATTGTAATTTTTCTTTCGCAGTTAAAAATGTTCAAAGTTAACGGGGAATGGATGCATGGTCCGTCTCTCTGGACTATGGTTGCGCTTGTTGCTTTAACTATGGGTCTACTTTTTGCCGTACCCAGAATCCATAAGAAAGCTCCGGGGGCTTTGATCGCTATTATTGCGGTTTCTGTGCTGGTTATTTTTTCAAATATTGAAACTGCTACAGTTCTTTCTTTTATCCAGTCAAACGGCGGAACAGGAATCAAGGCCGGATTGCCGACATTTGCGTTGCCGCAGGTTCCTTTTACGTGGGAAACGGTTGCTTTTGTAACTCCGTACGCGCTTATCCTTGCTGCAATCGGACTTATTGAATCACTGATGACTTTGACTCTTATTGACGAATTGACCGACACCCACGGGAATGGAAACAGGGAGTGTTTGGCGCAGGGTTTTGCTAACTTTGTGAATGGTCTGTTCGGCGGTATGGGCGGTTGCGCCATGATCGGGCAGAGTATTATCAATATTACTTCGGGCGGGCGCGGTCGTCTTTCCGGTATTACTGCGGGTATGGCATTACTGTTTTTTATTCTCTTTACCTCAGCTTATATCGAGATGGTTCCCATTGCAGCTCTGGTCGGGGTTATGTTCATTGTCGTGATCAAGACCTTTGCATGGAGTACCTTCAACATTGTGAATAAGATTCCCAAATGTGATGTTCTGGTGATTGTGCTGGTGACCTTTTTGACTGTGCAATATGATCTGGCAGTTGCGGTTATCTGCGGCGTAATTATTTCAGCTTTGATCTTTGCATGGGAAAATGCTCTGCGCATCCGTGCCCGTAAAATTGTGGATGAGCATGGTATTAAGCATTATCAGATTTACGGTCCGTTATTTTTCGGTTCCACAACTCTGTTTATGAGCAAATTTGATGTGAAAAATGATCCTCAGGAAGTCATCATTGATTTTGAAGAGTCCCGCATTATGGACCAGTCAGCAATTGAGATCATCAACAAGGTCGCGGAGATGTACCAGAGAGCGGGTAAGACTATTCACCTCTGGCACTTAAGCAAGGACTGTGTCCGCCTGATCAAAAAGGCTGAAAAAATATGTGTAGTCAATGTGCTTGCAGATCCGGATTATTTCGTCAGCATTGATAACTATCATAAGTTCCGCGAGGAGATATAAGCTCCGGTTTATGATTAAAAAGTTATCGTTTGGCGTTCGTTCTGTAATTTTTCATAATTCTTTCAATGGTGCCGTCCTCCTTCATTTCAAGGATGACGGCATCAAATTTTCCAAGGAGTCCGGCAAAGCTGGAATTTTTGTTGATCAGTAAGTGGAAGGGCATAGAATTAAAAGCAATATCTGCCTGAACAATTTTATCGGTTAAACCCAGTTTAGCGATGTCGGGCCAGGCACAGCAGGGCCATTCGATTACAATATCCCCCCGTTGAAAAGCAAGCATATTCCATACACCTTCGCGTAAATGGGTTTCCTGCGTCGGTATCCCGTGCGCACGGATATTTTTGTCATTCCACCCGTTTCCGGCATAAGTGATCACGGTCAGCCCTTCATTGTAGATCTCATCTATATTCTTAATCTTTTTTATCTTCTCAAGTTTTGGATGTCCTGCATAAGTAAAGATATTCATGCTCTTTTCATAGAACGGATGGGCATGTGTTTTGGTATAGCTCAGTCGTTCTCTGGTCGGGACTGTAATCATTGCATCTATTTTCCCATTTCGGACATAGTGCTGGCATCTTTTCCATGGAAATTCCTGCCACTTTACAGCTATGCCCATACGTTTTGTCAGGGCAGCATCAATAATATCGTGGAAACATCCTTCCACAGTCCCGTTGCTGTTTTTGGTGAAAAAAGGCCAGAAATCAGGATAGGCTATGGTGATTTTTTGATCTGCTGAAAGAGGGCTGGCACAGGATAGAAGGATTAACAGGCTGCAAAGCACCCCGGTAACACAGCCCAGAAAGTTTTCTTTATATAAAAGTTTCAGAATAAACATTGAGAGTATAATATCATGATCATATAAACAGTCAACGATTCACTTTTACTTATTTAGCTTTAAATCAATTCAGTTACTTGAGTTAAATAGTGGTTGATCTGTTTTTTTTAAGCTATGAGCGGTCTGTAGCGGTTATTCTTGCTGCTACAGGTTGATTATCGGGATCAGTTCAACCTGTTCCATTTACAAAGGTCCGCCCTCGAATGTGAGAGCGGACCTTAATTTATTCCGTAGGGAACTTATGCGATACTTTTGAGGGCCTTAACTATTTCAGAAGGTTCAAGGCGTTTAGTGTAATCGGCATCAGCAAAGTGATAAACAACGTTGCCGTCTTTGCCGATTACATATGTAGCCGGAAGGGGCAGGGTGAAGGTGCTGTCCCCGTTGGATGACTGAATGTCAATGCCGAAGTTTTTGTAGATGGGACGCAATTCTTCATTCAGGACAAAGCACAGGCCGTAGGACTCTGCAACCTTGTTGCCTTTATCAAAAAGAACATCGAAAGCTATTTCATTTTTTCCTCTGGTGGACAGGGAGTTGTCCGGCTCTTCCGGCGAAATTGCTATGAGCTGTGCGCCGAGGGCTTCTATTTCAGGCAGGGACCGTTGCAGAGCTACCAGCTCCAGATTGCAGTATGGTCACCAGCCTCCGCGGTAGAAACTGACTACCAGCGGTCCTTTTTCAAGCATGGCTTCAAGGGTGCGGTCTTCACCCAGATGATTTTTCAGAGTAAAGGACGGGGCTTTCTTACCATTTTGCAAAGCTTTGTTCTCGATTCCTGTTGCTTTGAGGTCTGCGGTGGCCCTGCTCATTGTATCCAGAATTGTTGCAGGAATTTCTGCTCTGCTTCCTTCCAATACTTCGTTCAATTGTTTTGTCAGACTCATTTTATCCTCCATTAAGGTGTATCGTAATCGTGGTTAAGTATACTTTCGAAAATTGTATACCTAGATTGTATGATATCTTAAAAAGGTGGATTGTCTATAAGACATTATATTGATTTTGGTGAATGTGAAGTTTTTTTGATTCTTAGAAGGGGCAGGGAAATAGTAGGAATATACAGGCGGTTAAGGTGTCTTATACTAGTCTGGTTTACCAGTCCGTAAGCTTCCCCATGCCGGAGGCTGGAAGTGCTGAGCCGAAGGTGTATGCTTTGGGTTGTTCATGAGGTGTAAGGCTTAGTGATGCTGCACCGCGAAGTTCGCTTTCAAGGGCGGCCGGATTAAAGTCACTGGCGGGAACTATGAATATTTTGAGCCGGTCACCTTCGCCGTGGGTCATAAGTCTGACCGAGCAGGATTCGACTTGCGGGAGAGAGTTGAAAAAATTTTCCACTTTGGAAGGGTAAATATTGATACCAGCAACCTGCACAGCTTTATCCCTGCGGCGCAGAGGGGTGAAATGGTTGCTGTTTTGCCATTTGAAGGAGTCCTGCAGTTCATATATTACTGGTTCAGACTTTTTTGATGAAGACCGGATAAGGGATTGATTGCCTAACTTTTTCCAGTGGTCCATGAGGGTGTAAAAATCTGCAGGGTTATGCCTGTATCCCACTCCGCCTGTTTCAGATGAACCGTAGACTTCGGTCATGCGGGTCAATCCTTTTGCCCGCAAACTGTTGATCACCGCAGCGGGGCATGGTCCGGTGGAGGTCACTCCGCAGACATTTGCGGGAAAATCAAGCTCCAGCGTTTCCAGTTTGGACCAGAGCAGCGGGAAGGCGATAATCAGATCTCCGGACTTGAGATTGTCAATGAGGTCTGTTGACGGCAGAACGGCTTTGCAGCTTACGGGAATATCAAGTGCTTTAGGTAGCAGTATGGAAAACAGGAATCCATAAATATGGTGTCGGGGCACAAGGCTGATAATTTTTTTGCGGTCAGGAAATAATTTAGCAAGGGCGTGTACTTCTTGTTCCAGATCAGCGAAAGCAGACGGGGCCGGAACTGGTTCACCTGTGCTTCCGGAAGTGAAAAAAGTTAATATTTCAGG harbors:
- a CDS encoding peroxiredoxin-like family protein encodes the protein MELVALQRSLPEIEALGAQLIAISPEEPDNSLSTRGKNEIAFDVLFDKGNKVAESYGLCFVLNEELRPIYKNFGIDIQSSNGDSTFTLPLPATYVIGKDGNVVYHFADADYTKRLEPSEIVKALKSIA
- a CDS encoding SulP family inorganic anion transporter codes for the protein MEASHTLVPSSKGSVQSDIFSGLTVALALVPEAVAFSFVAGVSPIVGLYGAFMMCLITSVLGGRPGMISGATGAMAVVMVNLVLEGNAMGAEGAHLGLQYLFFTLLLVGVFQALAGIFKLGKFIRMVPRSVMMGFVNGLAIVIFLSQLKMFKVNGEWMHGPSLWTMVALVALTMGLLFAVPRIHKKAPGALIAIIAVSVLVIFSNIETATVLSFIQSNGGTGIKAGLPTFALPQVPFTWETVAFVTPYALILAAIGLIESLMTLTLIDELTDTHGNGNRECLAQGFANFVNGLFGGMGGCAMIGQSIINITSGGRGRLSGITAGMALLFFILFTSAYIEMVPIAALVGVMFIVVIKTFAWSTFNIVNKIPKCDVLVIVLVTFLTVQYDLAVAVICGVIISALIFAWENALRIRARKIVDEHGIKHYQIYGPLFFGSTTLFMSKFDVKNDPQEVIIDFEESRIMDQSAIEIINKVAEMYQRAGKTIHLWHLSKDCVRLIKKAEKICVVNVLADPDYFVSIDNYHKFREEI
- a CDS encoding protein phosphatase 2C domain-containing protein, whose translation is MLVESIYEQGTGVMNEDFHIVNGSLFGVFDGATSLTPATYEQGCTGGFLASNIAGQVFESNDDSLPKLAEKANFAICDAMLERGVDISDKGHLWSTSAAVVRINKETFEWIQIGDCLVLVIYEDGTHELLADNFDHDTETLKLWKDVAHTTDAPIATALKDQILKVRSQMNVAYGVLSGEKDALSFLRYGKKKLRNISNILIFTDGLFLPKCDPETREDFGLFADLYLQGGLSCIRDYIRQTEQTDIHCRKFPRFKTHDDIAAISISF
- a CDS encoding alkyl hydroperoxide reductase, whose product is MSLTKQLNEVLEGSRAEIPATILDTMSRATADLKATGIENKALQNGKKAPSFTLKNHLGEDRTLEAMLEKGPLVVSFYRGGW
- a CDS encoding substrate-binding periplasmic protein produces the protein MFILKLLYKENFLGCVTGVLCSLLILLSCASPLSADQKITIAYPDFWPFFTKNSNGTVEGCFHDIIDAALTKRMGIAVKWQEFPWKRCQHYVRNGKIDAMITVPTRERLSYTKTHAHPFYEKSMNIFTYAGHPKLEKIKKIKNIDEIYNEGLTVITYAGNGWNDKNIRAHGIPTQETHLREGVWNMLAFQRGDIVIEWPCCAWPDIAKLGLTDKIVQADIAFNSMPFHLLINKNSSFAGLLGKFDAVILEMKEDGTIERIMKNYRTNAKR
- a CDS encoding AMP-binding protein, with product MPAPITLTIEDIQEMISSVLLAEMDFQKRLNHTSGGRLDADFIPAAATVGKPEKTIARIARQFGLKNAQLITGLTVRDMAEQIISETGGRPEILTFFTSGSTGEPVPAPSAFADLEQEVHALAKLFPDRKKIISLVPRHHIYGFLFSILLPKALDIPVSCKAVLPSTDLIDNLKSGDLIIAFPLLWSKLETLELDFPANVCGVTSTGPCPAAVINSLRAKGLTRMTEVYGSSETGGVGYRHNPADFYTLMDHWKKLGNQSLIRSSSKKSEPVIYELQDSFKWQNSNHFTPLRRRDKAVQVAGINIYPSKVENFFNSLPQVESCSVRLMTHGEGDRLKIFIVPASDFNPAALESELRGAASLSLTPHEQPKAYTFGSALPASGMGKLTDW